The Alligator mississippiensis isolate rAllMis1 chromosome 3, rAllMis1, whole genome shotgun sequence DNA window AAGTGTTCCAGTTGAGGGACCTGTTATGGGAAGAGGGCAGATGTCTAAAATAGACACTGAATGTGCCAGTTACTAATTAGTTACTAGTGTATTAGGTATACCAGCTCTACATAAATTTGGGAAAGCAACAGATTAAAGCTAATATTGAGATTTAGTTTTGATAAGGCGGCCTATTAAGTGGCTAGGTAACGGTGAATTTCTAATTCCAGTGACTAACCTGGGTAGAAAGTAACAGCATTTATCGGGATTAAACATGCAGctctaaacaaataaataaataatgctagATTTcagttatttctttctttctttggtgcgggcccgcctctcgctcgagtttgagcacgctgtcctctggcggacggtgcccgcctttgaggagcactgggcccttgagggggtgctgtgccggatCGAGGCGGGACACCTGATCCTtgtactgtgatgccaccggctgctcaagccgcacagacgcgtcaagcgggccgaggccctggacttttgctcatgcgggtcgaccccggaggcctccatgggtgtctcTGCTGGCAAAActataaatactgtaaatagtcctaatattcgttgtgttgtttttttttgtctagagagtgtacgggcaggccttgcaggccatgagcccaggccttgtccatgaggcccagagcttcgggcgtacTTGTACATggtctttactggctccgagtcatcaccctccggggaataaaggtctcttaaaagtctgtctgtctgtctgtctgtctgtctgtctgtctgtctgtctgtctgtctgtctgtctctgtcgaCTCTTTGCTTGTCGGGAGAAGTAACGACCCTGGGGCCGGCAGCATGCGTGAGTGCATCTCCATCCACGTGGGCCAGGCTGGCGTCCAGATCGGCAATGCCTGCTGGGAGCTGTACTGCCTGGAGCATGGCATCCAGCCTGATGGGCAGATGCCCAGTGACAAGACCATTGGTGGGGGTGACGACTCCTTCAACACCTTCTTCAGCGAGACTGGAGCCGGCAAGCACGTGCCTAGGGCCGTCTTTGTGGACCTGGAGCCCACCGTTATAGATGAAGTGCGCACTGGCACCTACCGCCAGCTCTTCCACCCTGAGCAGCTGATTACAGGCAAGGAGGATGCTGCCAACAACTATGCCCGCGGGCACTACACCATTGGCAAGGAAATCattgacctggtgctggaccGCATCCGCAAGCTGGCTGACCAGTGCACCGGGCTCCAGGGCTTCCTGGTCTTCCACAGCTTCGGGGGAGGCACCGGCTCCggcttcacctccctgctgatGGAGCGCCTGTCTGTGGACTACGGCAAGAAGTCCAAGCTGGAGTTCTCCATCTACCCGGCCCCGCAGGTTTCCACAGCTGTGGTGGAGCCCTACAACTCCATCCTGACCACCCACACCACGCTGGAGCACTCGGACTGCGCCTTTATGGTGGACAACGAGGCCATCTACGACATCTGCCGCCGCAACCTGGACATCGAGCGCCCCACCTACACCAACCTGAACCGCCTCATTAGCCAGATCGTGTCATCCATCACCGCCTCGCTGCGCTTTGACGGGGCCCTCAATGTGGACCTGACGGAGTtccagaccaacctggtgcccTACCCCCGCATCCACTTCCCCCTGGCCACCTACGCCCCTGTCATCTCTGCCGAGAAGGCCTACCACGAGCAGCTGTCTGTAGCCGAGATCACCAACGCTTGCTTCGAGCCAGCCAACCAGATGGTGAAATGCGACCCCCGCCACGGCAAGTACATGGCCTGCTGCCTGCTGTACCGTGGCGATGTGGTGCCCAAGGATGTCAACGCTGCCATTGCCACCATCAAGACCAAGCGCAGCATCCAGTTTGTGGACTGGTGCCCAACTGGGTTCAAGGTGGGCATCAACTACCAGCCCCCGACAGTGGTGCCTGGTGGTGACCTGGCCAAGGTGCAGCGTGCTGTGTGCATGCTGAGCAACACCACGGCCATCGCTGAGGCCTGGGCACGCCTGGACCACAAGTTCGACCTGATGTACGCTAAGCACGCGTTTGTGCACTGGTACGTGGGCgagggcatggaggagggggagttCTCAGAGGCACGCGAGGACATGGCTGCCCTGGAGAAGGATTacgaggaggtgggggtggattCAGTGGAAGGGGGAGGAATAGATCAGTCCCTAGATCTCTGCGGCGCACCCCACTTCCAGAGTCTTAGCTTATGACACTAGCTTGCTTGTTCCTGGGGGGAGGCGCTGTGTAGTGCTGCGCTGGCCCGCTGCAGCGCACAAGGGGCGCGGCACGCTGACTAGGTCGTCTCACTGTTCCAGTGTGATCATGTTGGTTTCCATGTGTCTGTATCCTCATGTCTGTGAATAAATGGcttaaaaaatcaaaaaaatctttctttctttctttctttctttctttctttctttctttctttctttctttctttctttctttctttctttctttctttctttctttctttctttctttctttctttctttctttctttctttctttctttctttctttctttctttcgcttcggcagcacatatactaaaattggaacgatacagagaagattagcatggcccctgcgcaaggatgacacgcaaattcgtgaagcgttccatattttttgggggtgctggacgaggacattttccacgccttccttgactgcccccggctgcagcctctctttgccgccctgggcgcactgcttcgggtactgggccgagacctctccgaagacgcttacgtccactcctttccataccgggcggccgagcgggccacggtcagcctggccaacttcctgctgggccaggccaagatggccaccctgaagagccggcgaaaccagctcagcggcaccgggatggtcgacgccctgcagctcttccgcctgctggtgcgggcccgcctctcgctcgagtttgagcacgctgtcctccggcggacggtgcccgcctttgaggagcgctgggccctcgagggggtgctgtgccgggtcgaggcgggacgcctgatcctcgctctgtgatgccaccggctgctcaagccgcagagacgcgtcgagcgggccgaggccctggacttttgctcgtgcgagtcgaccccggaggcctccatgggtgtccctgctggcagaactgtaaatactgtaaatagtccttatgttcgttgtgttggtggttttttttttgtctagcgtgtacgggcaggccttgcaggccacgagcccaggccttgtacatgaggcccagagcttcgggcgtccttgtacatgcttttgactggctccgagtcatcaccctccggggaataaaggtctcttaaaagtcaaaagtctttctttcttaaaTCGGGGCTATTTTAAATGATTTAGAACTACTCCATaagtagggcctggtttaaatcgtGGCCCAGCTCACGGCATGGTGTTAcctttcatcttggagtccgcccCACCACGtgccccacctcttccccatTGATGATTTGAGGAGGGGCCCTATTGGTTTCGCAGTTTGTTCCTGGTGGCTGGAaagtgaaaactgtggttttaaatctGGCATATTTAAAATGGTGGCTTTTGCGTCCTGGCCATCAGGAACAAGTGGTGAGTGGCAGGGTCCTTCTGAGGGAGTGTGCAGGGGAACTCCCAAGATTGAAGGAGCCACTGCTCTGCAAGTTAGGCCTGCAattttaaaccaggccctaaccATAAGCATTGTTTTGAGGCGAGAATTTGTAGATTCTCCTCTTGTGTGACAGTTTGCTGCCAACTGTCTGCAAGagtctttttgtttttctgggggttttttgtgcTGACAAGGatgaaaaaatagaaaacaatCATATTCAAAGGTCATAACCTATATGAGTGGTAACTAGAACTCCAGGGGATTTATTCAGTTTCAGGATACTGGAGCATGGTGAAGAAGATTTAGTTGGCTTGTTAGCCAACAAGcaatactttatttttctttacttgAAAATGGTGACCTCCATCTTTttttccagatcttgggggctcagacagtaaacaagtttttccttatgtccatgccctagctgacttcctgtccctggggcaggggactgggctcgatcttccgaggtcccttccagccctagtgtctgttTATGAAATCTTGTCTGTCATTTTGAAAGGCTTTTTCAGGGCTTAATTGGTAAAATGAGAATAAGGTGCTGCTTTTTCTTCTAAAACGACCTATGTGGGTTTGGTTTAATGTTCCTGTATGTGAGATAGTGGGATCGTGGTCCAAAGGTGTAGTTCTTAGGGTGGAAATAGACTGTGAGCAATGTTTCGCTTAATGaggtggatcagctgtgccaggacagcTTCATTTCAGTTATTTTTGCATCCAAAATAAACCAGTAAGTAGGTTCATTTTTGTTCTGATATATTTGAGGTAAGTAATCAGTCCACAGACCGTGCTGTAGTCATGTTATAAAAGTTTTTGCTAATATTGATTTAACTTTTCAATGTCATAACTGAAATCATAAAGCACCAGTCATATGCTTAGTAGTGTGCATCAAGGTTACAGTTACTGTTGTACAAGGCTGTGTATTAACTTTTACTATGTATTTTGTTTGAGTGTAAGAGTTGATGGCTTGATTCTGAATAATATTTTACTTCAATTTGGGTCAAAGATGCACATGTCGCTCATTGTCCCACCGTTGATTCTGTGAGACAATGGGCGACATGTTCTCTCATGGTTGGAGGTGCCTGGTCTTATGCACTCCAGGTATTCccacacaggattgggccctttaaGCCTTAGGAGCACTTGCCTGTAGCTCCTTTAGCTTAGAGTAAAATGTTCACTTCCTGAAACTAACAGTTCAGGATTTTAATTTTCCTATAAAGACCTATGGTTAATAAGTAGGTTGACTGACTTGAAAGTGACTTCAAGGGAATGTATTTGATGTCGGACGTGAAAGGTTAAACAATTAGCATACTGGTcaaagggctctgggagcggctcccagcagcagctgtctgagctgctgtgttatcagttaattatttaactgatataattagagaTGGTTAAATTTAATGttgttttaaacaatatttaGATCCCCACTTCAATGCGTTTAAGTGTTACTTAAGAAACTGAACTAAATCAGTTGTGTTTTATGGCTACAGTGGTTTCAAATGATGAACTGCTATTAGAAAGCATCTTTAAAGAAGGGAAATATGACCAGTCAAATGATGTGATAGTGTTGAATCCATCTTACATTTTGTGAAACTCCCTTTTTAGAAATCTTGGGTAGTGTTAACATTTTAAGTGAGTTTCTCATTTAAAAGTGAGTTTCTAAATTCCTGAAGAACAGTTTGTAGTAACCACACATAGCCACTTACGTTTTCATCTCTCTGGAAGGGTCAACTTCTTATTCTGTTGCTATTTTTACATGGTAGTctatagaggtgcactgatgcattggccgcatatcagattggcactgattaTAAGGACAATTGACAATaatggcaatcagcttttttttggctgatgtgactgataATGTCTCCAATAACTGCCCTGTGTATGCACTGGGAGCGGGGTGACAGCTTCCGCTGCTGCAtacaccccaggaaggcatgggggtgcggtgcccccagatttgtgcacagggcaaggtcaggctgctgctgtggagtggGGCCGGGGTGGCGCCAGGCTCTTCTGGCAGGGGGTttgggctagggctgtgctcagcgggtggtggtggcagtgctgggagggtggcTACGATTAATTTTGGGTtggctgcaacccccccac harbors:
- the LOC132249346 gene encoding tubulin alpha-1B chain-like, which gives rise to MRECISIHVGQAGVQIGNACWELYCLEHGIQPDGQMPSDKTIGGGDDSFNTFFSETGAGKHVPRAVFVDLEPTVIDEVRTGTYRQLFHPEQLITGKEDAANNYARGHYTIGKEIIDLVLDRIRKLADQCTGLQGFLVFHSFGGGTGSGFTSLLMERLSVDYGKKSKLEFSIYPAPQVSTAVVEPYNSILTTHTTLEHSDCAFMVDNEAIYDICRRNLDIERPTYTNLNRLISQIVSSITASLRFDGALNVDLTEFQTNLVPYPRIHFPLATYAPVISAEKAYHEQLSVAEITNACFEPANQMVKCDPRHGKYMACCLLYRGDVVPKDVNAAIATIKTKRSIQFVDWCPTGFKVGINYQPPTVVPGGDLAKVQRAVCMLSNTTAIAEAWARLDHKFDLMYAKHAFVHWYVGEGMEEGEFSEAREDMAALEKDYEEVGVDSVEGGGIDQSLDLCGAPHFQSLSL